In the Candidatus Bathyarchaeota archaeon genome, one interval contains:
- the leuS gene encoding leucine--tRNA ligase → MSINWREIEEKWRKEWKAHKIFNANPTNEKPKFFITVAYPYPNSPQHIGHGRTYTLTDVYARFLRMKGYNVLFPMAFHYTGTPILAMAKRLKENDEELIEAFINIYKIQKNKLKEFVEPIKIAQFFHNEIKLGMEEMGFSIDWRREFTTIDSQYSRFIEWQFNNLKEKGLITQGSHPVGWCPKCGNPVGQHDTFGDVEPEIGEFTVLKFLLNDFILPAATLRPETVFGVTNIWINPEADYVEAEVNGEKWIVSKECAEKLVFLNKKVDVKKVFKGKELLGKKALNFAIEKEIPILPASFVDPKNATGVVMSVPAHAPYDYQALEDLKNDPSDLHKYNLDLKLVLDIIPISIIKVEGFSELPALDAIRKRGIKNQKDQKLDEATNEVYTKEFHSGIMKENTMQYAGLPVSIAKEKVKSEFVAFKKADVIHELLNRPVICRCGTECVVKIFENQWFINYGDNEWKKLTKECLNQMRILPEEVRQEFEYTIDWLKEKACARKSGLGTKLPWDKKWIIESLSDSVIYMAYYTIAKHINNYYIEAEKLTKEVFDYIFLGKGDVNKVAESSKLSVKLLEDMKNEFEYFYPLDSRHSGRDLIPNHLTFFIFNHAAIFPRKYWPKQIVVNGSVLMEGKKMSKSLGNIIPLREAIAQYGADSLRISILATAGLLQDVDFSIELAKSIKNKLEKFYQWAIKVSKIKNKANNGELTLEDKWLLSKLHKSIMHVTHAMENLKFRDALQIILYDLDEYIQWYIKRLSCNSNSFNEAVTAKVLNEVLEARIKMLAPFAPYICEEIWHKLGNESFISITEWPKFNESKIDEASEEAVNFINNVLDDIQNILKATGIKPKLITCYVCSEWKREAYKKALESALTGKIEIKDLINQFVKDKQKEKDKITYLTKITKDISIMPFELKNRRLKTININEIELLKGSVPFYEVEFNAKVEVYNEEDSKKYDPKNKAQSAQPFRPSIYIE, encoded by the coding sequence ATGTCTATAAACTGGAGAGAAATAGAAGAGAAATGGAGAAAAGAATGGAAAGCTCACAAGATTTTTAATGCTAATCCAACTAATGAAAAACCGAAATTCTTTATTACAGTAGCCTATCCATACCCAAATTCACCTCAGCATATAGGTCATGGTAGAACCTATACTTTAACAGATGTTTACGCTAGATTTTTAAGAATGAAAGGTTATAACGTTCTTTTTCCAATGGCTTTTCATTACACTGGTACACCAATATTGGCTATGGCTAAAAGATTAAAAGAAAATGATGAAGAATTAATTGAAGCATTCATTAATATATATAAGATTCAAAAAAATAAATTAAAAGAGTTTGTTGAACCAATAAAGATAGCTCAATTCTTTCATAATGAAATAAAACTTGGAATGGAGGAAATGGGTTTCTCTATAGATTGGCGTAGAGAATTCACAACTATAGATTCTCAGTACAGTCGGTTTATAGAATGGCAATTTAACAACCTTAAAGAAAAGGGTTTAATCACTCAAGGAAGCCACCCTGTAGGTTGGTGTCCTAAATGCGGTAATCCTGTTGGACAACATGACACTTTCGGTGATGTAGAGCCTGAAATAGGAGAATTTACGGTTTTAAAATTTTTATTAAACGATTTTATTCTTCCAGCAGCTACTTTAAGGCCTGAAACAGTTTTTGGAGTTACAAACATATGGATTAACCCTGAAGCAGATTATGTTGAAGCTGAAGTTAACGGTGAAAAATGGATAGTAAGCAAGGAATGCGCTGAGAAATTAGTTTTTCTAAATAAAAAAGTTGATGTAAAAAAAGTTTTTAAGGGGAAAGAGCTTTTAGGAAAAAAAGCTTTAAACTTTGCTATTGAAAAAGAAATTCCTATTCTTCCAGCTTCTTTTGTTGATCCTAAAAACGCTACAGGAGTGGTCATGTCTGTTCCAGCTCATGCACCTTATGATTATCAAGCTTTAGAAGATTTAAAAAATGACCCAAGCGATCTGCATAAATATAACTTAGATTTAAAACTTGTTTTAGATATAATTCCTATTTCAATAATTAAAGTTGAAGGTTTCTCTGAGCTTCCAGCTTTAGATGCTATAAGAAAAAGGGGAATAAAAAATCAAAAAGATCAAAAACTTGATGAAGCTACAAATGAGGTTTATACCAAAGAATTTCACTCAGGAATTATGAAAGAAAATACTATGCAATATGCTGGATTACCTGTATCAATAGCTAAAGAAAAAGTTAAATCTGAATTTGTTGCATTCAAAAAAGCTGATGTGATTCATGAGCTTCTTAATAGACCAGTAATCTGTAGATGTGGAACAGAATGTGTAGTAAAAATATTTGAAAATCAATGGTTCATAAATTACGGGGATAATGAGTGGAAGAAACTAACTAAAGAATGCTTAAATCAAATGAGAATTCTTCCAGAAGAAGTTCGACAAGAGTTTGAATATACAATAGATTGGTTAAAAGAGAAAGCTTGCGCTAGAAAATCTGGTTTAGGAACAAAGTTACCTTGGGATAAAAAATGGATAATTGAAAGTTTATCAGATTCAGTTATTTATATGGCGTATTATACGATTGCTAAGCATATAAACAATTATTATATAGAAGCTGAGAAATTAACTAAAGAAGTTTTTGATTATATTTTCCTAGGTAAAGGCGATGTAAATAAAGTTGCTGAATCATCAAAATTAAGCGTTAAACTGCTTGAAGATATGAAAAACGAATTTGAATATTTTTATCCTTTAGATAGCCGTCACTCAGGAAGAGATTTAATCCCAAACCATTTAACATTCTTTATTTTTAATCATGCAGCCATATTCCCAAGAAAATATTGGCCTAAGCAAATAGTTGTAAATGGAAGCGTTTTAATGGAAGGTAAAAAAATGTCGAAATCTCTTGGAAATATTATCCCTTTAAGAGAAGCTATAGCTCAATATGGCGCCGACTCTTTAAGAATATCAATTTTAGCTACAGCAGGGTTACTTCAAGATGTAGATTTCAGCATTGAGTTAGCTAAATCAATAAAAAATAAGCTTGAAAAATTTTATCAATGGGCTATTAAAGTTTCAAAGATTAAAAATAAAGCTAATAATGGGGAATTAACCTTAGAAGATAAATGGCTTTTAAGCAAATTGCATAAATCAATTATGCATGTTACACATGCCATGGAAAATTTAAAGTTTAGAGATGCACTTCAAATAATTCTATATGATTTAGATGAATATATTCAATGGTATATTAAACGTTTGTCTTGCAATTCAAACAGTTTTAATGAAGCTGTTACAGCTAAAGTGTTAAATGAAGTTCTTGAAGCTCGAATTAAAATGTTAGCTCCCTTCGCCCCATACATATGCGAGGAAATTTGGCATAAACTCGGAAATGAAAGCTTTATTTCAATAACTGAATGGCCTAAATTTAATGAATCAAAAATTGATGAAGCTTCTGAAGAAGCTGTTAACTTTATAAACAATGTTTTAGATGATATACAAAATATTTTAAAAGCTACTGGAATTAAACCTAAATTAATAACATGTTATGTATGTTCTGAATGGAAAAGAGAAGCTTATAAAAAAGCTTTAGAATCCGCTTTAACTGGAAAAATAGAAATAAAAGATTTAATTAATCAATTCGTTAAAGATAAACAGAAAGAAAAAGATAAAATAACCTACCTAACTAAAATAACAAAAGATATTTCTATAATGCCTTTTGAATTAAAAAACAGAAGGTTAAAAACCATAAACATTAATGAAATTGAATTATTAAAAGGAAGCGTACCCTTTTATGAAGTTGAATTTAATGCTAAAGTTGAAGTTTATAATGAAGAAGACTCAAAAAAATATGATCCTAAAAACAAAGCTCAATCAGCTCAACCATTTAGGCCATCAATATATATAGAATAA
- a CDS encoding DUF362 domain-containing protein, which yields MVKIFLEADKVTHRFGGHFTTSLKNSVGLIAKQLPGNPYNYIAELHLSPFQRFMISEINRFYKVDLIVMNAEKAFVKGSPEKGEVVKP from the coding sequence ATAGTTAAAATATTTTTAGAAGCAGACAAAGTAACTCATAGGTTTGGTGGTCACTTTACAACGTCTTTAAAGAATTCTGTTGGATTAATAGCTAAACAGCTTCCTGGAAATCCATATAATTATATAGCGGAGCTTCATTTATCTCCCTTTCAAAGATTTATGATTAGTGAAATAAACAGGTTTTATAAAGTTGATTTAATAGTTATGAATGCTGAAAAAGCTTTTGTTAAAGGCAGTCCAGAAAAAGGGGAGGTTGTAAAACCCTAA
- a CDS encoding winged helix-turn-helix transcriptional regulator: protein MSLKLLLVKDGETILEVPLTPTLWHREKFRKELQELDFNYFRKLFQALSNVYRLKMMTKFFEDDELMLSFSDFMREFSLNPKIVSENIKKLQECDLLEKSEDGKYKCSKLGEIEFLLVSIALNRILKFIKKLGL, encoded by the coding sequence ATGAGCTTGAAACTTCTTCTAGTAAAAGACGGAGAAACAATTCTTGAAGTACCTTTAACTCCTACTCTTTGGCATCGCGAAAAATTTAGAAAAGAGCTTCAAGAATTAGACTTCAATTATTTTCGAAAGCTTTTTCAAGCTTTATCTAATGTTTATCGTTTAAAAATGATGACGAAGTTTTTTGAAGATGATGAGTTGATGCTTAGCTTCTCAGATTTCATGCGAGAATTTAGCTTAAACCCAAAAATAGTTTCAGAAAATATAAAAAAGCTTCAAGAATGCGATTTGCTGGAAAAATCTGAAGATGGAAAATATAAATGCTCAAAACTTGGAGAAATCGAGTTTCTGCTAGTTAGCATCGCTTTAAACCGCATCCTTAAATTCATTAAAAAACTTGGGTTATAA
- a CDS encoding sulfatase, giving the protein MKNLCLMEQIDIAPTIAEILKIPFQADGKPISEIVEYGKKCVKIVLLIIDALGYSHYLNWLSFFTPSIQNGKLYKCKINADKTTPAIASILSGRKPENHKVYKTEDVYKSKFKSILEVAVSLGFKIAVVMEEKGALTFKNRIDLIKPVKNKDDIIVFDEEIKKGVLEALSEECDLITAHFRILDKLSYKPETIKIVNKNIISILKECKSNSLIIICGDHPPHNSNELHIPVIAVKT; this is encoded by the coding sequence TTGAAAAATTTATGTTTAATGGAGCAAATAGATATAGCCCCAACAATTGCAGAAATACTTAAAATACCATTTCAAGCTGATGGAAAACCAATATCTGAAATAGTGGAATATGGTAAAAAATGCGTTAAAATAGTTCTCTTAATAATAGATGCTCTTGGATATTCGCACTACCTTAATTGGTTAAGCTTCTTCACTCCATCAATTCAAAATGGAAAGTTGTATAAATGTAAAATTAATGCGGATAAGACTACACCAGCCATAGCTTCAATTTTATCTGGAAGAAAACCTGAAAACCATAAAGTGTATAAAACAGAGGATGTTTATAAAAGCAAATTTAAATCTATACTTGAAGTTGCTGTGAGTTTAGGTTTTAAAATAGCTGTGGTAATGGAGGAGAAAGGAGCATTAACTTTTAAAAACCGCATAGATTTAATTAAACCTGTAAAAAATAAAGATGACATTATTGTTTTTGATGAAGAAATTAAAAAAGGTGTTTTAGAAGCTTTAAGTGAAGAATGTGATTTAATAACCGCTCACTTTAGAATTTTAGATAAATTAAGCTATAAACCTGAGACGATTAAAATTGTCAATAAAAATATTATAAGTATTCTTAAAGAGTGTAAATCTAACAGTTTAATTATAATTTGTGGAGATCATCCTCCTCATAATTCAAATGAACTTCACATACCAGTAATAGCAGTTAAAACTTAA
- a CDS encoding LysE family transporter, whose protein sequence is MLLFLLSVIAISLSGVMMPGPIFAVTVAKGKFDGNAGLYIALGHGIIEFPLIILIYFGFSQFFTYEIVKKTIGFIGGLMLLYMGFLMFKTRKKVEEKALSFNFNSLIAGVVATGANPYFLLWWATIGAALVSNATSYGLSGFIIFALTHWICDLTWDLLISKIVYKSKRFWNEKMHKAIFICCALILFGFGLWFIISSL, encoded by the coding sequence TTGCTTTTATTTTTGCTTTCTGTAATTGCGATATCTTTATCAGGGGTTATGATGCCAGGTCCAATATTTGCTGTTACTGTTGCTAAAGGAAAATTTGATGGAAATGCAGGTTTATATATTGCTTTAGGTCATGGAATCATTGAATTTCCATTAATAATATTAATTTACTTTGGTTTTTCTCAGTTTTTCACTTATGAAATAGTTAAGAAAACAATTGGTTTTATTGGAGGTTTAATGCTTCTTTATATGGGTTTTCTAATGTTTAAAACTCGTAAGAAAGTTGAGGAAAAAGCTTTAAGCTTTAACTTCAACTCTTTAATTGCTGGCGTTGTAGCTACAGGTGCTAACCCATATTTTCTTCTTTGGTGGGCTACAATCGGTGCTGCCTTGGTTTCTAATGCAACAAGCTATGGTTTAAGCGGATTTATCATTTTTGCTTTAACTCATTGGATATGCGATTTAACTTGGGATTTATTAATCTCAAAAATTGTTTATAAATCTAAGCGTTTTTGGAATGAAAAGATGCATAAGGCAATTTTTATTTGTTGCGCTTTAATCCTGTTTGGTTTTGGTTTATGGTTTATAATAAGCTCTCTTTAA
- a CDS encoding heavy metal-binding domain-containing protein: protein MYCPSCGKEVKQDAVFCPHCGSKITSREGFLMVTTPTIPGYKIVKVLGVVTGLTPRTRGVLGKFIASFQTIKGGEITAFTTELEKARQEAMDRVKQKAIEMGANGVVGLDIETSDLGLQAGITVISATGTAVIVEPEQ, encoded by the coding sequence ATGTATTGTCCTAGTTGTGGAAAAGAAGTTAAGCAGGATGCGGTTTTCTGTCCTCATTGCGGTTCAAAAATAACTTCAAGAGAAGGTTTTTTAATGGTTACAACGCCTACAATCCCAGGCTACAAAATAGTTAAGGTTTTAGGTGTAGTTACGGGTTTAACTCCTCGTACAAGAGGCGTTTTAGGAAAGTTTATTGCCAGCTTTCAAACAATAAAAGGGGGAGAAATAACAGCTTTCACTACTGAGCTTGAAAAAGCTAGACAAGAGGCTATGGACCGTGTAAAACAAAAGGCTATAGAAATGGGTGCTAACGGTGTTGTTGGATTAGATATTGAAACTTCAGATCTAGGTTTACAAGCAGGAATCACAGTTATTTCAGCAACCGGAACAGCTGTTATTGTTGAACCTGAACAATAA
- a CDS encoding HAD family hydrolase, with protein sequence MKNIKGIIFDLDGTLIKSNINFLEMKKKIIDYLKSLKLDFKIEEVPSTSISELIEYTINKVEDEKLRKKILKETNKLMNEEELKSLTTVSPIEGVKETLKTLKSEGFRIGVLTRGCREYALKSLEKTCLKDLIDCLIARDDLDKPKPNPVSALKLIKKMKLTPKEVLMIGDHVLDFLCAEKAGIKFIGVLTGFSNEKDFKKIGCEVIKRVNELPLLFK encoded by the coding sequence ATGAAGAATATTAAAGGTATAATTTTTGATTTAGATGGTACATTAATTAAGTCTAATATAAATTTTTTAGAAATGAAGAAAAAGATAATTGATTATCTTAAAAGCTTAAAGTTAGATTTTAAAATTGAAGAGGTTCCATCAACTTCAATATCAGAATTGATCGAATATACAATTAATAAAGTTGAAGATGAAAAGTTAAGAAAAAAGATTCTTAAAGAAACCAATAAGTTAATGAATGAAGAGGAATTAAAAAGTTTAACAACTGTGTCTCCAATTGAAGGAGTTAAAGAAACCTTAAAAACTTTAAAAAGTGAAGGTTTTAGGATTGGAGTTTTAACTAGAGGCTGCAGAGAATATGCTTTAAAAAGTTTAGAAAAAACATGTTTAAAAGATTTAATTGATTGTTTAATTGCTAGAGATGATCTAGATAAACCTAAACCAAACCCAGTCTCAGCTTTAAAGCTGATTAAGAAAATGAAGTTAACTCCAAAAGAAGTTTTAATGATTGGGGATCATGTTTTAGATTTTTTATGCGCTGAAAAAGCTGGAATAAAGTTTATAGGCGTGTTAACAGGATTTTCAAACGAGAAAGATTTTAAAAAAATTGGTTGTGAAGTTATTAAACGCGTTAATGAGTTGCCTCTGCTTTTTAAATAG
- a CDS encoding DUF402 domain-containing protein: MSKPRVMIRGIYATALTQLFLINGFSVTNPSREILERFGDKFNFSPAEVTITDKEDLQGVYVKGEAEKTDIIIELLREVLFDAIVREKIPLNNSWQVGEKIRLYGGFAFYEVEFPFNSKKFLDELRREVSSTIIGHHHLKIIASDKVKEAETILDLYPEKKSELSLKLKSELIYDNYKVGKTIFIEHVKLNGKVLNLSEGKILNFEDNTLTLKRLIKREGVYDGINERKEEGDYVITEAREESWVLKHSYFSKSGELKGELYNINTPIEFYPDKIRYIDLEVDVVNKSFAKIIDEEKLEEALEEGFISEKLAEKALKTAEELIREFKS; encoded by the coding sequence ATGAGTAAACCTAGAGTTATGATTAGAGGCATTTACGCTACAGCTTTAACACAGCTTTTTTTAATTAACGGTTTTTCAGTTACTAACCCTTCTAGAGAGATTTTGGAAAGGTTTGGGGATAAATTCAATTTTTCCCCAGCAGAAGTAACTATAACTGATAAAGAAGATTTGCAAGGGGTTTATGTTAAGGGGGAAGCTGAAAAAACAGACATTATTATAGAGTTACTTAGAGAAGTTTTATTTGATGCTATTGTAAGAGAGAAAATTCCTTTAAACAATTCTTGGCAAGTTGGAGAAAAAATTAGGCTTTATGGAGGATTTGCATTTTATGAGGTGGAGTTTCCATTTAACTCAAAAAAGTTTCTTGATGAATTAAGAAGAGAAGTGAGTTCTACAATAATTGGTCATCACCATCTTAAAATAATTGCTTCAGATAAAGTTAAAGAGGCTGAAACTATTTTAGATTTATACCCAGAAAAGAAGAGTGAATTAAGTTTAAAATTGAAGAGTGAGTTAATTTATGACAATTATAAAGTTGGAAAAACAATTTTTATAGAACATGTGAAACTTAATGGGAAAGTTTTAAACCTTTCTGAAGGAAAAATCTTAAATTTTGAAGATAATACGCTTACTCTTAAAAGGTTAATTAAGAGAGAAGGAGTATATGATGGTATTAATGAACGTAAAGAAGAGGGTGATTATGTGATTACAGAAGCGAGAGAGGAGTCTTGGGTTCTTAAACACTCTTATTTTTCTAAAAGTGGAGAATTAAAGGGAGAATTATATAATATTAATACTCCAATCGAATTTTATCCAGATAAAATTAGATATATAGATTTAGAAGTTGATGTAGTAAATAAAAGCTTCGCTAAAATTATAGATGAGGAAAAGTTGGAAGAAGCTTTAGAAGAAGGATTTATAAGCGAAAAACTAGCTGAAAAAGCTTTAAAAACAGCTGAAGAGTTAATTCGCGAGTTTAAGAGTTAA
- a CDS encoding homoserine O-succinyltransferase encodes MKTLIINNYFNAEKCFKVAEAIVNFSDYEVLRYNEDFETLTKAVADVDAIILTGSEARIVKKEHVKMFENIIKLVKNCTTPMLGICFGHQLICLSFGAEVASLKAPIKNKFEKVKILKLDELFKSFKEGKFLWLAESHNDYVKRNSLEKVNLEVLAESRSCEVEAVKHRKKPFYGIQFHAEKIIIRSEIHSEGLKILKNFLDYAHK; translated from the coding sequence TTGAAAACCCTTATTATAAACAATTATTTCAATGCAGAAAAGTGTTTTAAAGTTGCTGAAGCAATAGTTAACTTTAGTGATTACGAAGTTTTACGTTATAACGAGGATTTTGAAACTTTAACTAAAGCGGTTGCTGATGTTGATGCGATAATTCTTACAGGGTCTGAAGCTAGAATCGTTAAAAAAGAGCATGTAAAAATGTTTGAGAATATAATTAAACTGGTTAAGAATTGTACTACTCCAATGCTTGGAATATGTTTTGGTCATCAATTAATTTGTTTAAGTTTCGGTGCTGAAGTAGCTTCTTTAAAAGCACCTATTAAAAATAAATTTGAAAAAGTTAAAATTCTAAAGTTAGATGAGCTTTTTAAAAGTTTTAAAGAAGGAAAGTTTTTATGGTTAGCTGAATCTCATAATGATTATGTGAAAAGAAATAGCCTTGAGAAAGTTAATTTAGAGGTTTTAGCTGAATCTCGATCATGCGAAGTTGAAGCTGTAAAGCATAGGAAGAAACCTTTTTATGGAATTCAATTTCACGCTGAAAAAATAATAATAAGAAGTGAAATTCACTCTGAAGGATTAAAAATTCTTAAAAATTTTTTAGATTACGCACATAAATAA
- a CDS encoding DUF4013 domain-containing protein: MDLSENLSNSFGYAKKLVKDVGRWILLIILNVIPIVNFIAVGYMAKVLEETPNSNEPPKLENYGGLWIQGLKVIVLSFIYMIIPVVLFMLGFLTSFRYPFTAIGLGLTKVMVRGVLLIVGAVIIAFFIAIIYVMALAHMIKNKSFVKGFALNEILSIIKCVGLGKYILWIIALFIIGLIVAAVNSIPYIGWLISIVISPLYMVFLGRSIGLTYNEGAVKAGLMIQPPTTTEAKNIKYCIQCGAEIPIEAAFCQKCGAAQEAI, translated from the coding sequence TTGGATTTAAGCGAGAACTTAAGTAACAGTTTTGGGTATGCAAAGAAGCTTGTTAAGGATGTAGGCCGATGGATTTTACTTATAATTCTTAATGTTATTCCAATTGTTAACTTTATAGCTGTAGGTTATATGGCTAAAGTTTTAGAGGAGACTCCAAACTCAAATGAGCCTCCAAAGCTTGAAAATTATGGAGGATTATGGATTCAAGGGTTAAAAGTGATTGTTTTATCATTTATATATATGATAATTCCAGTAGTTTTATTTATGCTCGGATTTTTAACTAGTTTTCGATATCCATTTACAGCTATAGGTTTAGGTTTAACTAAAGTTATGGTTAGAGGCGTACTACTTATAGTTGGAGCTGTAATAATTGCCTTCTTTATAGCAATTATTTATGTTATGGCTCTTGCTCATATGATTAAAAATAAAAGCTTTGTTAAAGGCTTCGCTTTAAATGAGATATTGAGCATAATCAAATGCGTCGGTTTAGGAAAATATATTCTTTGGATAATCGCATTATTTATTATCGGTCTTATAGTTGCCGCCGTTAACTCTATTCCATATATAGGTTGGTTAATATCAATAGTTATATCCCCATTATATATGGTTTTTCTAGGTAGATCAATTGGGTTAACTTATAATGAAGGTGCGGTTAAAGCAGGATTAATGATTCAACCACCAACCACTACTGAAGCGAAAAACATCAAATATTGCATTCAATGTGGAGCGGAAATTCCAATTGAAGCAGCTTTTTGCCAGAAATGCGGTGCAGCTCAAGAAGCAATCTAA